A stretch of Garra rufa chromosome 11, GarRuf1.0, whole genome shotgun sequence DNA encodes these proteins:
- the rassf9 gene encoding ras association domain-containing protein 9: MAPFGKNFLKARLKNRSKAVEETPGKEIQVLVCREEKVVCGVTKHTTCADVVKALLEDHQTLPESKRLLHGEPKDFCILERWKGFERALPPLTRILRLWNAWGDERPFIQFVFMKISDFVPSSKGAKRASKSRGARSKRWEQGPAQYAKTVSTEKQKRMVKKAFRKLEKIQKSETSEGSEEISKLVQLIITQDQTIRQQIHQMRDFDLEIEHAEKQLTNSPTPRSSITESDDGQTLSQLDNQLQEYLYTSDGLEQLELHVSRHQELINQLSRDIDLELRNWTSDLEDLKGAAAATSPELEQEPKLSLSSSDLLQLESLRNELQSSMRAGLSLHAQTQEIEKELQRNKTALQSQNQEYQHLVAQLSALELGACQDQSSPVSLKSQIRATVSQQTTGKVRLTCSPTDATDTDSDTGISSTHSQDSLSPCVDRSPPLDTDV, encoded by the exons ATGGCTCCTTTTGGGAAAAACTTTCTGAAGGCGCGTTTGAAAAACAG GTCTAAGGCTGTAGAGGAAACACCAGGCAAGGAAATTCAGGTGCTTGTGTGTCGAGAAGAAAAAGTAGTCTGCGGCGTGACCAAGCACACAACCTGTGCAGATGTAGTCAAGGCTTTACTGGAGGACCACCAGACTTTACCAGAGAGTAAGAGGCTATTACATGGGGAACCTAAAGACTTCTGCATCCTGGAACGGTGGAAAGGCTTTGAGAGAGCACTGCCGCCTCTCACGCGAATTCTCAGACTGTGGAATGCTTGGGGTGACGAGAGACCTTTCATACAGTTTGTCTTCATGAAGATCAGTGATTTTGTGCCTTCATCCAAAGGAGCCAAAAGAGCCTCAAAGTCTCGCGGAGCGAGATCCAAAAGATGGGAGCAAGGACCTGCACAGTACGCCAAGACTGTATCTACGGAGAAGCAGAAGCGCATGGTGAAGAAGGCTTTCCGTAAATTGGAGAAGATCCAGAAATCTGAAACATCAGAGGGATCAGAAGAGATCAGTAAGCTGGTGCAGTTGATCATCACACAGGATCAGACTATCAGGCAGCAGATTCACCAAATGCGTGATTTTGACTTGGAGATTGAACATGCAGAGAAACAGCTGACGAACAGCCCCACACCTCGCTCCAGCATCACCGAGAGTGATGATGGCCAGACGTTGTCCCAACTTGACAACCAGCTTCAGGAGTATCTATACACCAGTGATGGACTCGAACAACTAGAACTACATGTTTCCAGGCACCAAGAACTTATTAATCAGCTCTCTCGAGATATTGACCTAGAGCTGAGAAACTGGACTTCAGATTTAGAGGACTTGAAAGGAGCAGCAGCTGCTACAAGTCCAGAACTAGAGCAGGAACCTAAACTCTCGTTGTCTTCCTCAGATCTCCTACAGCTGGAAAGCTTACGCAATGAACTTCAGTCAAGCATGAGAGCTGGGCTTTCCCTCCATGCACAAACACAGGAAATCGAGAAGGAACTGCAGCGGAACAAAACAGCCCTGCAGTCCCAGAATCAAGAATACCAGCATCTGGTTGCCCAACTCAGTGCACTTGAGTTGGGGGCCTGTCAGGACCAGTCTAGCCCTGTATCTCTGAAGAGCCAGATCAGGGCCACGGTCTCTCAACAGACAACAGGCAAGGTCAGACTGACATGCTCCCCTACAGATGCGACAGACACAGACTCGGACACTGGAATAAGTTCTACTCACAGTCAGGACTCGCTGTCTCCCTGTGTGGACAGGTCGCCTCCTCTGGATACTGATGTTTAA